In one Lolium rigidum isolate FL_2022 chromosome 3, APGP_CSIRO_Lrig_0.1, whole genome shotgun sequence genomic region, the following are encoded:
- the LOC124704344 gene encoding putative serpin-Z6A — translation MEKEAMRPSKKARGRGTSIDSGGLTALALRLANKFSSSEEHKDQNIMFSPLSIYTALGLVAAGARGTTLDELLAVLGATSRDEVGEIVQAVSERALAGADHPSGPLVVTFACGVWCQKDLSLKPAYRQAAVESYNAEARAVDLISKFKDARKEINSWVSKATKNLVTSVLPPGSVDVDTRVVLTNAIYFKGEWEEAFLPSRTKEHRFYRLDGSAVHVPFMSGIGGGDYRVGCHDGFKVLKLPYKQAAKGAGARYSMCVFLPTAREGLRNLADEMASGGSGFLFDHMPRWTRSVTELRLPKFKLSFFCSMKKALKSLGLRAAFSTDADLSDMVEANSGDINMRVEDVFHKAVVEVNEEGTKAAASTAVTMVLECDEDPEPPVDFVADHPFAFFIVEELSGAVLFAGHVLDPSTNTE, via the exons ATGGAAAAGGAGGCGATGCGTCCAAGCAAGAAGGCTCGCGGTCGCGGGACCTCCATCGACTCCGGCGGGCTGACGGCGCTCGCGCTCCGCTTGGCCAACAAGTTTTCCAGTAGCGAGGAGCACAAGGACCAGAATATCATGTTCTCGCCGTTGTCCATCTACACCGCGTTGGGCCTTGTGGCGGCCGGCgcccgtggcaccaccttggacgagcTCCTAGCGGTTCTCGGAGCCACGTCGCGCGACGAGGTCGGGGAGATCGTGCAAGCCGTGTCAGAGCGCGCCCTGGCCGGCGCCGATCACCCTTCAGGGCCGCTGGTCGTTACCTTCGCATGCGGCGTGTGGTGCCAGAAAGATCTGTCGCTCAAGCCGGCGTACCGGCAGGCCGCTGTCGAATCCTACAACGCGGAAGCACGGGCCGTCGACCTCATTAGTAAGTTTA AGGATGCAAGAAAGGAGATCAACAGCTGGGTCTCGAAGGCCACGAAGAACCTCGtcacctccgtcctcccgcctGGCTCCGTGGACGTCGACACCAGGGTCGTGCTCACCAATGCCATCTATTTCAAGGGCGAGTGGGAGGAGGCCTTCCTCCCGAGCCGCACCAAAGAGCACAGGTTCTACCGTCTCGACGGCAGCGCCGTCCACGTGCCCTTCATGTCCGGAATCGGAGGCGGCGACTACCGGGTAGGCTGCCACGACGGGTTCAAGGTGCTCAAGCTCCCTTACAAGCAGGCCGCGAAGGGCGCCGGCGCTCGGTACTCCATGTGCGTCTTCCTCCCAACTGCGCGTGAGGGTCTGCGTAACCTTGCTGATGAGATGGCATCCGGCGGCTCCGGCTTCCTGTTCGACCACATGCCCAGGTGGACTAGGAGCGTGACCGAGCTCCGGCTCCCCAAGTTCAAGCTGTCCTTCTTCTGCAGCATGAAGAAAGCTCTCAAGAGCTTGGGGCTCCGGGCGGCATTCAGCACGGACGCCGATCTGTCTGACATGGTGGAGGCCAACTCCGGCGACATCAACATGCGGGTGGAAGATGTGTTTCACAAGGCGGTCGTGGAAGTGAACGAGGAAGGCACCAAAGCGGCCGCCTCCACGGCCGTCACCATGGTCCTTGAGTGCGATGAAGATCCTGAACCGCCTGTGGATTTCGTCGCGGACCATCCGTTCGCGTTCTTCATAGTTGAGGAGTTGTCCGGTGCGGTGCTTTTCGCCGGCCACGTTCTTGACCCTTCTACCAACACCGAGTAA